AGAACCCAAGGTGACGACAAAATTTAGTAATGCACCTGTACTGCGAGCTTGATAACGTTGGGAACTCAACCATAACCACACCAGAGTGGGAATCAATCCCAAAAGATATCCCAGATACAATAGGGGATTATATAGGTGACGATGACGGTTATTTTCTGTAATTAAATAGGGGAATAATGCCACCGTGGGCAAAATAATCATAAAACTTCTGACGAGAAATCCTAAACCTAGACAGAAGCCAGCAATGAAACCATAAAAATAGTATTTCTGCGGTTCCCTTTCCCCTTGCAACAAACAAAAAATTGCCAAGAGAACTAACAGCATCATCGGCATATCTGGAGTCCCCAAACGGGCATATTGTACCCAAAGAAATTCCCCAGTTAAAATTGCCCCAGCTAACCAAGCTAAATACTCCCCATAAATAATTCTACCAATTTCATAAACCAGTAATAGACAACACATACCCGCAATCATTACCGGCAACCGCACAGTCATTTCATTCATTCCCAAAAGCTTGTATGATAAAGCCAACAGCCAGTAAAAGCCGGGAGTTTTATGGTGAGGTTCAGACCAAGGGTTAATCCAATCACCAGACTCTAACATCAAGCGCGATCGCCAAGCATAAAGTCCCTCATCATGAGCCATTAAACTACTTTGCCCAGAACTTAAAAACAATAAAGGCAGTAATAAAAGTAACAAACTCAAATAATGTAATCTGCGTCCATTGAATCGTAATTTTGATAACATTTCAGCAATCAGGGATGAATGTTGTTTGGTAGACTCGTTTATTTTCCCGTCTTTTTCTAAGATTATGTAAGGCACTATACATTTTGCCCTAACCTTTTCGGAATTGAAGTTTTATGTTGCTGAGACCAAATCAACGCACTAAGCTAGATGACACAGATGACAAGTTATTTTATGTTTATCCTCGCTTTGTCACCCATGTAGACGAAGGGTTCATTCAACAGCTAACAGATTTATATCGCGATCGCCTCCAACCCCACACACGCATTTTCGATATGATGAGCAGTTGGGTATCCCACCTTCCAGAAGAGCTACAATTTGACCATGTGGAAGGACATGGATTGAATGGAGAAGAACTCAGTCGCAATCCCCGATTAAATAACTATTTTGTCCAAAATCTCAACGATAATCCCAAACTACCCTGCAAAGATGGAGAATTTGACGCTGTTCTCAACTGCGTCTCTGTACAATACCTCCAATATCCCGAAGCCATATTTACCGAAATCCATCGCATTCTCAAACCTGGTGGAATTGCCATCATTAGCTTTTCTAATCGGATGTTCTTTCAAAAAGCTATCCAAGCATGGCGAGAAGGCTCCGAATCAACTCGCGTGGAATTAGTCAAGGGCTATTTTACCTCAGTTCCTGGCTTTACTCCTCCAGAAGTAATTATTCGCCAATCTAGCGCTCCTAATTTCCTCCAGTGGCTAGGTGTGGCAAGCGGCGATCCATTTTATGCTGTGATAGCTTACCGAGATTAGCTCATCAAAGTCAGAGAAATGTAAATTTTCTCACCATATCACTCATACACAGGTGATAATTGCCCAGTCAAGCAAAGTAGCGGTTATCAATGGAGTGAGATTCCATTTCGATTCCTCAAAAGCTTGTGGGATGGGTATTTATCCTCCCTACAACCCTTCCATTGATAAACCACTATCAAGTTTTGTTTTGTACAACTTCATATCTCGGAAAAAGGTGAAGTATAAAAGAACAGGGTATATAGATATACATTCATCGTAAATCTAGATTCCCCTGATAAGAACCGATTTAGGAGCCTAAAATGGATTTAAAACGCACACCCAAAATTTTAACTGCCCTCTTATTATCAGTGTTAATACTGACAACAGCTTGTTCAAGTGCGAAAGAACCCAGTCGTTTTGATCAAGCACAGAAAGATAGTAGTACCGCCAAAAGTGGACAAGCTGTATCTAAAAATGCTACCCAGGGTAGTGAATTTAACAAGTTCTTCCCCCAAGGCGGAAGTGGCTACAGTCGCGTTTTTACCCAAGAGAAGAAGGGTTTTGCAGAAGCCAAATTAAAGAAAGATGGTAAAGATGTGGCGATGCTGTCAATTTCTGATACCAAGAGTACACCTAGTGCGGCAGCGAAATTTACGAAAAGTACCAAGGATATCGGTGGTTATCCCTCCATCGAAGTTGGTAACACCCAAACCGCAGTCTTGGTAAAAGAACGCTACCAAGTCAAAGTACTGTCTCGAACCCCCTCATTTAAAGCTAGCGATCGCGCAACTTGGATTCAGAAATTTAACCTTGATGGTTTAGCAAAACTCAAATAATTCATCTCTCATAGCGAAAAGTCAACAAATCAATCACCCTTCAATAGACAAAATTCAGGAGCTAAATTTGTGAGTAAAGCAATTTTTGAAATGGTAGATGAACTACCAACTAGTGGCTTAACAATTTCCATGTTAAACGCCCTCGATTTTGCCGCTCCTGGAGAATGGCAAAATACTGTGGGTTTTGTCAATACCATTAAAACAGTTACTGGTGAAGAGGATGAAAGCTTAATTCAAGCCATTGGTGAACGGGCTATTTACCTGTATAATGACCGTTCCCAGGGATACCAACGAGCAATGTGGTTATATCAAACCGTTGATGGTACAGATAAACTCCTAGGTGCGGCAGCTTTAGCAAACAAAGTCGGTGAAACAATTCCCCTCCTGGGTTTTTTAAACTCAGTCACCCCCAAACCTGACAAAGCTCAAACTATTGATTTATGTCTGAAATTAGTAGTTGAGTTAGTTGCTTTCTGTCAAATTAATGGTATTCCCGGTGACAGTATTGGTGATTTTGTTGCTTCCTTGGGAGAGTATAGCGGTGAATCACTAATTCGGATGGTGGCATTAGTTTGTGTTGATGGTTTAATACCTTTAGGTCCAGATTTCATCACTAAAGCTCTTTCTAGTATTAATAGTATGAGTCCCCAAGACTTAGAGCACAATTCCACTTTCCAAAATATCAAAAATGATATTCCTGGAGATAATTCTGGTAGTAAACTCAACTTTATCGGTCAAAGTTTTGATTCCGTCAAAGGTTGGATGAGCAATTTAGTTGCAGATCGTAATTTGACACCTAGCAAAGTTTTACATAACTTCCAAGGTTTTGTGGAAATTGCTGACGATAAACTCGATTATGTTGCGGCATTTTTAGATGTTTCTACCAACTACTATGAACATACGGGGACACAAACCCTAGCACGACGTTTAATTGAACGTGCGGTTGCAGAAATTTAAACCTCCAAATATTCCATATTTTGAAGTAGTTAAGAATCATCTTATCACCTCAAAATTTCGGCATATATAAGTGAATAAAGTATAATTAGGGCAAACTATTTGCCCTTTTTTTATTCATACCATCGGCTGATTTTTTGCCAGACGAGATTAATATCACTTTTTCAGAAAAATTGCTATTTGCTCACCAACCCAACTACGAGTAAATTTATTACCCTGAAAAGATACTTCTTCTACCTGTGCTTGCTTACTCCTTTTCGTCTCCATATAAAATACTGCACAAGGATTAAATGTATTGTTTTGAGCAATATGAGTCTTCAATCCCGAATTATTATTGACATTAATGTGTTGCAGTTGTAAATCTTTCATCCCAGCTTCAGACAAAAGCATCCATAGTGGATATTCCCAAGCATCATTACCCATCATTAAGCCAATTTTAGAGCAATTTTTTTCCTGAAGGAATTTTACGCTTTCCTGGTAAGTTTTTTGCATATTTGGTCGATTACTAAAATATTGCTCTATCCGGGCAGTCTGCCAAACATTTTGATGACCAATTAGAGGTTTATAACGATTGAATGCTAGCCAGGGAAGTGAGGAAATCAACAAAAAAATTACAATCAAATTAACAATTCTTTTTTGAGTTATTCTGGATAGGATAATTCCCAGAAATGGTGCAACTAAAATAAAGAAAGGCAAATGTAAGCGACTATGCCAAGGTTGCCATTTTACTAAGAAACAAAATATTAAGAATGTACTAGCAGATGTTATCAGATAGGCTGTTAAATATCTTTCATGATATTTCTTTCTTCCCCAAATATATAGGGAAAATAATGCCACAAATAACAAAAAATGCCAGAGATTACCTGCACTATTTTCATTTCCTGGAAATCCGAGAGTAGACCAACCACCGGGTACGAAAAAAGTCTTAGTAAAAGTAGTTCTGGGGTCACTAACATCAATACCAATAAAACTATGTAATATCTGGATAATTTTATTAGTTGCTCCACTCAGAAAACCAATTGGTGTGCCTAAATGTAATCCAGAATTTCGTAAAATATTTGATAATAGAACCTGAATCCCTAAAATTTCATTTTTATAGCTACTCGGTTCCCCTAAAGGTGAGGCAAATACTTGATAATTCCGCAGATAATGATTGATATTTAATGATAAGCCTAGAAATGCCACAATAGCAGCAGGTTTCCAAACAGACCAACGTAATCGTAAAATCTGAGAAATACTCAGCCAAACTAAGAAAGGTAAAACGTATACATAGGCAGTACCTTTAGTGAGAATTGCTAAACCCAAACTACTTCCGAGGAGAAAATACTCACTCAATTTGGCATTTTTCCCTGCTTGTATCACACTAATTGTGTAATATGCCAAGGAAATTAACCAAAATCCTAAAGCATAATCATTCTGAGTACTGGAAGCTTGTAAGATTCCCATGGGTATAGTTGCTGTGACAACTGCGGTAAAAATTTGTCCGCGCAAATCTGCACCTAATTTTTCAGCAATTAAAGAACTACCCAGAACACAACCAATCAAACTCCACCACTGCATACAATTAGCAAAGTAATCACCACCACTCAGAAATTGGAAATGTAAAATTACATATTCAGACCAAGGATTTTGATAGATTTGGGGAGTGTAGCTAGTGGGGTAGTGAGCTACCGTTTGATGCTGTATCCAATACATGATACGACTCATGTGATAATCCATGGAATCCCAGTTATTGGGTGGTGATGCAATACAAGTTATGCCAATAGTGAAAATAATT
The Calothrix sp. 336/3 DNA segment above includes these coding regions:
- a CDS encoding class I SAM-dependent methyltransferase, encoding MLLRPNQRTKLDDTDDKLFYVYPRFVTHVDEGFIQQLTDLYRDRLQPHTRIFDMMSSWVSHLPEELQFDHVEGHGLNGEELSRNPRLNNYFVQNLNDNPKLPCKDGEFDAVLNCVSVQYLQYPEAIFTEIHRILKPGGIAIISFSNRMFFQKAIQAWREGSESTRVELVKGYFTSVPGFTPPEVIIRQSSAPNFLQWLGVASGDPFYAVIAYRD
- a CDS encoding glycosyltransferase family 39 protein, which gives rise to MPYIILEKDGKINESTKQHSSLIAEMLSKLRFNGRRLHYLSLLLLLLPLLFLSSGQSSLMAHDEGLYAWRSRLMLESGDWINPWSEPHHKTPGFYWLLALSYKLLGMNEMTVRLPVMIAGMCCLLLVYEIGRIIYGEYLAWLAGAILTGEFLWVQYARLGTPDMPMMLLVLLAIFCLLQGEREPQKYYFYGFIAGFCLGLGFLVRSFMIILPTVALFPYLITENNRHRHLYNPLLYLGYLLGLIPTLVWLWLSSQRYQARSTGALLNFVVTLGSGDRGNNGLEFYFWNLPLKSFPWCLFAVLGLILLLRHPLPRYQLLIVGFPLTLFTELTLFSTRLSHYSLCVYPFIALLAAVGLAGLGEITTFRQRVKLSLSYIFGIFGVILFLAGIAAVIIGNGQIPLYGMVAIAVGGSWLCLLRWQKYSHQSWIASWLVATWLGLAVAAVNGFFNDYNPDVKAFIQQPAIAPILQNHPVHFLPIGGKTAVLLNFYTPHHGKRVDSLSQLPSHSYVWIPKDLSLTAVPHRVLGNVQTAKLIEVLPPN
- a CDS encoding glycosyltransferase family 39 protein, whose amino-acid sequence is MLITIIVLAIIFAICYSSEPEIRYCFLKTSVIWGVILTLITEVLSYFHILNFTAISSSWLIFIILLLVKYSRTVFSTNLTKLWYQLSTIPPFAKILVSGVSLIIFTIGITCIASPPNNWDSMDYHMSRIMYWIQHQTVAHYPTSYTPQIYQNPWSEYVILHFQFLSGGDYFANCMQWWSLIGCVLGSSLIAEKLGADLRGQIFTAVVTATIPMGILQASSTQNDYALGFWLISLAYYTISVIQAGKNAKLSEYFLLGSSLGLAILTKGTAYVYVLPFLVWLSISQILRLRWSVWKPAAIVAFLGLSLNINHYLRNYQVFASPLGEPSSYKNEILGIQVLLSNILRNSGLHLGTPIGFLSGATNKIIQILHSFIGIDVSDPRTTFTKTFFVPGGWSTLGFPGNENSAGNLWHFLLFVALFSLYIWGRKKYHERYLTAYLITSASTFLIFCFLVKWQPWHSRLHLPFFILVAPFLGIILSRITQKRIVNLIVIFLLISSLPWLAFNRYKPLIGHQNVWQTARIEQYFSNRPNMQKTYQESVKFLQEKNCSKIGLMMGNDAWEYPLWMLLSEAGMKDLQLQHINVNNNSGLKTHIAQNNTFNPCAVFYMETKRSKQAQVEEVSFQGNKFTRSWVGEQIAIFLKK